In Halobacillus amylolyticus, the following proteins share a genomic window:
- a CDS encoding Na(+)/H(+) antiporter subunit C: protein MEIIMAVLAGILFTTAVYNLLQKQMLRIIIGTALLSHGAHLFILTMGELKRGAPPILSEEVEQYTDPLPQALILTSIVISFGITSLLLVLAYRASKKNGTDNMEQLRGNEYE from the coding sequence ATGGAAATTATTATGGCAGTGCTTGCTGGTATATTGTTCACAACAGCCGTTTATAACCTCCTCCAGAAACAAATGCTCCGTATTATCATAGGTACGGCACTACTTTCTCATGGAGCACATTTATTCATCTTAACAATGGGAGAGTTAAAGAGGGGTGCACCACCCATTCTATCAGAAGAGGTCGAGCAATATACTGACCCGCTTCCACAAGCCTTGATTCTCACTTCAATTGTTATTAGTTTCGGGATAACGAGCCTGCTGCTCGTTCTTGCTTATCGCGCTTCTAAGAAAAATGGTACAGATAATATGGAGCAACTGAGAGGTAACGAATATGAGTAA